GGCCTTCTCGGCAGCCAGCTTGGCTAGCGCACCTTTCTCCTTCGCACCGTCGATAAGCTTCGTCCGTTGCACCTGGGCGGCCTCGACGAGTTTCTCACCCGCCTTCCTGGCCTCGGCCCGGAGGTTGTCGGCCTGTTTGCGGATCTCCTCGCCGAGCGACTCGCTGCCCGTGAGCTTCTGGATCTGCTGGTCGACGACGTTCTTCACGGCCTGCTCGGCAGCCTCCTTCACACCGAGCGTGATCTTGGGCGAGGTGAACGTGCCGCCGATACCGACGTTGACCGATTGCAGGATACCGCCCGTCGAACCGGCCGGGAGGGCTACCTTGGCCGTATAGTCGATGGTCTGGTCGAGCCCCGTCGAACCCGACATGTTGATCCTGATGTCGCCCATCTTCAGGTCGAAAGGCTCCGTAGCGATACGTCCGTCGCGGATGGCGAAGCGGATAGCCACGTCCTTGGCCTCGATCTTACGCAGGTTGTCGTTGTTGAGCGCCTTGGCCAGTGCATCGAACGCCTCAATGTTCTGGATGCGGATATTGGCCGACTTGATCTCGCCCGTGGCGTTGACCGACTGCAGGTCGGGCGACATCTGCGCATCGAGCGTCGCGGACATATCGAGCGAAAGCGAATAGTCGCCGCCCGTCTTGGCAAAGACCGGGACGAGTTTCTGCACCATCTCCAACTCGTCGAAGGTCTTGGAGAACGATGCCCCCGAAAGCCCCAGCGAGAGTTTCAGCGCCGGGCGCTGCGGATCGGAGGCCGTCGAGTAGCTGCCCGATGCGGTAGCCGTACCTCCGAAGAGCTGCATACGCAGACGGCTGAGCGACAAAGTTCCGTCCGCCATGCGCATTTCGCCGGTGATGCCGCCGATGGTCATCTTCTGGAACAACACCTTCTGCAACTCGGTATTGAGCGAAAGGTCGAGGTTGCGCGGGACTTCGAGCGCCTGCGCGGGAGCAGGGGACTCGGCGGGCGCCTGGGCAGCAGCTTCCCCGCCGGCGGTTTCTTCGTCGGCCGGCATGGCATCCATGATCTCGTTCAGGTCGAGCAGGTCGGATTTCACGTAAAGGCGCCCGGCGAGCTTGTCGCCCCGCAGCAGGTAGCCGATATACCCCGTAAGCTGGCCGTTGGCCGCAAGGTCGCTCTTACCCACGGTCACGCCGAACTCGCCCAGCGTCATCGACGCCGGGGTGATCGTAGCCGCGGCACGGCGGATATGCACCGCGGGCAGGCCGGGCATGGAGAGGCCGAGTTTCTCGACGACGAATGTCCCCGAGGCCCCGATCTGCCCGTAACGGGCCTTCTCGACATCGGACATGCGCCCCGAAACCTTCACGTCGGCGCTAATCAGTCCGCTCAGGGCTACATCCTCACCGAGCGGGTAAACCTCTTTCACCGCCCCCAGGTCTACCCGTCCGTCGGCCGCGGCACGGAATACCGGATCGCTGACCAGGTTCGTCGCATAGAGCGATGCCGAAAGCGTGTTTCCCGCCATGCGGAGCGTGAATTTCGAAAGGTCTACCTCGGTCTTGTCCATGACGCCGCCGGGGTTGGCTATCCGTGCGGCGATATTGATTCCGTCGACCGCCTTGGGCAAAGACGAATACTGGAAACTGCCGTTGCGCACCTCGGTCTTGAGTTCGAAGGCCGGGAGCGCCGCCCCGCGCATCTCGCCACGGGCCCACAGCGCCATCGAAAGTTCGCCGGAGGCGGACAGGTTGCGGAAATCGCGGGTATAGAATGCCGGGACAAGCGAAAGCACGTCCTTGAACTGCACCTTGTCGCATCCGGCCGTAATATCCATAGCCACGGCATCGTCCTTCATTTCGGCCCAGCCGTCGAGCGTAAGCTCGATCGCATTGAGGCGCAGACGGTTCCGGGAGAAGGTAAAACGGTTGTTCTTCAGGTCGGCCGCGATCACGGCGTCGAGCTCCGCCTCGGCGCCGCTCAGCAGCGGAACCCCGCCCGAAACCAGCCGCACGGCACCGGCCGTAAGCCGCAGGTCGAGGTCGGTCTGGTCGGCCGACATGTCGCCCCGCAGGCGGAGGGAGAGGGGTGCCGTCGAAAAACGCATGCCCGTCGAATCGTCTTCATAGCGGATCGTCGCGTCGCTGATCCTGAAATCGCGGATCGAGAGGCTGAACGACGAAGACCCTTCCTCCGAAGACACTTCCCCGGCGGCTGGTTCCTCCCCCGAAGCCTTCACGATGTCCCAGTTGACCTTGCCGTCGGCGAGTTTATGCGCGTGCAGCGCCGGTTCGGCGAGAATGACCTTCGTCACTTCGAACCCGTCGTCGCCGAACAGCGACATCGGGTTCACGACGACCGATATGCGGTTCGCGGCAACGATCGTATCGCCTTCGAACGGCCCCGCGCCCACGACGGTCAGTCCTTTCAGGTCGAGCGACGCGCGCGGGAAATGGCGCAGCAGGCTGATGTCGAGTTTTTCGAAATCGACCCGTGCGTCGAGCATCTCATTGGCTTCGCGCTTCACGATCTGGGCGATCTTCCCCCTCAGCAACATCGGGGCGACAAAAGCCGCCACCAGAACAACGGCCACGACAATGGCCACAATCTTCACGATTTTTTTCATTTCCTATCTGTTTTAAAGACGAAAACCGTAGTCCCCGCCTCTTCGAATCCGATTTTACGGTAAAGGGCCCGGGCAGCTTCGCGCGCAGGGTTCGAGGTGAGCATCACCTTCGCGGCACCGATGCGGGCGGCATGCTCCGTGGCAGCCTTCACGAGCGCCTCGCCGGCACCGCAGCCGCGGGCTGCGGCATCGACCACCACATCCTCGACCCATGCCTTCCGGCCCGAGGGTACGTCGTACCACACCAGCGTCAGCACCCCGGCGATCCGGCCATCCAGCCGGGCAGCGAACAGCGCCGCGCCATCGCTGCACACAACACGTTCCATGGCCTGGCGGGAGAGTGCCCCCAGCCGGGGCGAAAGCTGAGGCATGAGCCTTGCGAACGCCTCGGCGAGTTCGTCGGATACCTCTGTCACACACTCTATTTCGACCGCCATGTTTCCCGGATATTTTTCACAAAGTTAATCTTTTTTTCGAAACCCCGGCTTTTTGCCCGTATCCCGGCTGCCATATGCCGAAAAAAGATTACTTTTGTCCCGTTCGGGACAGGCAGGCAAACCGACACCCCGACGCGGCCCCGTGCCACCCTGCGGCGGATCGTACGCCGGGCGACCGGTGCAGTGGCGGACAGCCCCCTCCGGCGCGGAGAAAATGCCCGGGGAGGGGAGAGGCAGGAGCCCGGGCGCCGGCAAGCCCGGGGAATACCCGGGCCGAATCCCGGCCGAAACCGTAAAAAATTATGGAAAACATGAAAAAATATGCATTCCCGCTCGCGGCGTTTCTTTTCGCCGCCTGCAATTCCGGCGAAGAGACCACGACCACACAGATTCAGGAGCCCGTCGCCACGATCCTCGAATACACCCCGGCACCGGGCCAGTTCATCAACGGCACGATGGCCGGGTTCGACCATGTGGCATCGGCGGCAGACGCATGCAGCTATGCTGCGAACCGCATCGCTTCGAATAACTGGGTTTCGCTCGGCGGCTGGGGAGGCCGCATCGTGGCGGCCTTCGCGGAACCCGTACCCAACACGGGCGGATACGACCTCTACGTCAAAGGCAACCAGTTCGACACGTCGTCCGAACCGGGCATCGTGTGGGTGTCGCAGGACGCCAACGGAGACGGAGCGCCCAACGATACATGGTACGAACTGCGGGGCAGCGAATACGACAACGCCGAAACGATCCGCGATTACAAAATCACCTATATCCGCCCAGCCGAGGCGGGTGATGAGGTGACATGGAAGGACAACCAGAACGGCAACGGCACGATCGACCGTGTGAAAGAACATACGCAGGCCTACTACCCCGAATGGATCGTGGAGAATGAAATCACATTCGCAGGAACACGGCTGCCGAACAATATCGGGGAATCCGGGGGAAAATGGACGATGGAAGCTTTTGCATGGGGGTACGCCGACAATTATTCGGCCTCCGACCGCACCGGCATGACCAACCGCTTGCGGATCAGCGACGCCGTAACGGCCGATGGCGCCCCGGCCAACCTCTCACAGGTCGACTTCATCATGGTGCAGACAGGGGTGAATGCCAAAGCGCCCCTGATCGGCGAGGTATCGACCGAGGTGAGCGGCATCGGCTGCTACCGCACCGTCACGAAAAAACAATAACCGCACACGGCGACCCGCCCTGCCCGTGGCGGCATAGCCCCGAATCCCGGAAACGATGACCCTCCGCGCCCAACTGCTCGAACTCCAGGAGCCGAAATACATGAAATTCACCGCGGCACTGATGCCGGGCGTGGAAAACATATTGGGCATACGCCTGCCGGTACTGCGCAAAATAGCCCGCGAAATCGCCGCAGGCGACTGGCGCACATACCTGGCCGAAGCCGAGGATTTCTATTTCGAGGAGCGGATGTTGCAGGGGCTGGTGATCGGCTGCGCCCGCTGCACGCCGGCCGAGAAGCTGGAGTATGTGGCGCGCTTCGTGCCCAAAATCGACAACTGGGCGGTCTGCGACTGTTTCTGCTGGCGCCTGAAGGCAGCCGAACGGCAGCCGATGTGGGAATTCATACAACCCTATTTCCGATCCGAAGCCGAATACGACGTGCGTTTCGCCGTGGTGACGGGGCTGGGGAATTTCGTCGACGGGGAGCACCTCGAGGC
This Alistipes onderdonkii DNA region includes the following protein-coding sequences:
- a CDS encoding AsmA-like C-terminal region-containing protein — translated: MKKIVKIVAIVVAVVLVAAFVAPMLLRGKIAQIVKREANEMLDARVDFEKLDISLLRHFPRASLDLKGLTVVGAGPFEGDTIVAANRISVVVNPMSLFGDDGFEVTKVILAEPALHAHKLADGKVNWDIVKASGEEPAAGEVSSEEGSSSFSLSIRDFRISDATIRYEDDSTGMRFSTAPLSLRLRGDMSADQTDLDLRLTAGAVRLVSGGVPLLSGAEAELDAVIAADLKNNRFTFSRNRLRLNAIELTLDGWAEMKDDAVAMDITAGCDKVQFKDVLSLVPAFYTRDFRNLSASGELSMALWARGEMRGAALPAFELKTEVRNGSFQYSSLPKAVDGINIAARIANPGGVMDKTEVDLSKFTLRMAGNTLSASLYATNLVSDPVFRAAADGRVDLGAVKEVYPLGEDVALSGLISADVKVSGRMSDVEKARYGQIGASGTFVVEKLGLSMPGLPAVHIRRAAATITPASMTLGEFGVTVGKSDLAANGQLTGYIGYLLRGDKLAGRLYVKSDLLDLNEIMDAMPADEETAGGEAAAQAPAESPAPAQALEVPRNLDLSLNTELQKVLFQKMTIGGITGEMRMADGTLSLSRLRMQLFGGTATASGSYSTASDPQRPALKLSLGLSGASFSKTFDELEMVQKLVPVFAKTGGDYSLSLDMSATLDAQMSPDLQSVNATGEIKSANIRIQNIEAFDALAKALNNDNLRKIEAKDVAIRFAIRDGRIATEPFDLKMGDIRINMSGSTGLDQTIDYTAKVALPAGSTGGILQSVNVGIGGTFTSPKITLGVKEAAEQAVKNVVDQQIQKLTGSESLGEEIRKQADNLRAEARKAGEKLVEAAQVQRTKLIDGAKEKGALAKLAAEKAGDKLVEEARKQADKLAVEADKQIEKLTAKQE
- a CDS encoding GNAT family N-acetyltransferase, whose translation is MAVEIECVTEVSDELAEAFARLMPQLSPRLGALSRQAMERVVCSDGAALFAARLDGRIAGVLTLVWYDVPSGRKAWVEDVVVDAAARGCGAGEALVKAATEHAARIGAAKVMLTSNPAREAARALYRKIGFEEAGTTVFVFKTDRK
- a CDS encoding DNA alkylation repair protein, yielding MTLRAQLLELQEPKYMKFTAALMPGVENILGIRLPVLRKIAREIAAGDWRTYLAEAEDFYFEERMLQGLVIGCARCTPAEKLEYVARFVPKIDNWAVCDCFCWRLKAAERQPMWEFIQPYFRSEAEYDVRFAVVTGLGNFVDGEHLEALLQLLDGVRHEAYYARMAVAWAVSVCYVKFPQRTHEWLGSCSLDDWTFNKSLQKIIESLRVSDTDKQAIRAMKRRK